aatgctcggatggcacagTCTCAGCACGTTCGTGATCACATGATAAAGATGAggaactactttcaggaagctgaactgcagaAGCTacaatagatgaggagactcaagtcagCGTAATCTCAaatagtctctctccagctttcctaccATTCtacaccaactatgtgttgaataaacttgaTTATGGTCCgatgcagctcatgaacgagcttcaaaatTTCGATTATGTTATGGGTGGACTGAGTAAGGGAGGAAAAAAGAAAATTACTGATGTTGTTGCTGATCCAGCAAGactgaagctaacctagcttcatcttcgaaagctggaaacaagaagaAGGGTGGACATAAcaccaaccccaagcctgcaaaggctgcaaagacgagtgcgaAACCAGAtgcacagacacctaaggggaTGAAAAAGAAggacaagaaaggtaaaggtaaatgctttcactgcaatgagaaggggcattggaaacaggattgacccaagtttctagcaacgaaaaacaaaggtaataatTATAGTTAATTTATCTTAGGGAAAATACCAGTCTGGCCCCTGTGTTTTTCCCAAATACACGATCAGCCCCTGTGTCTTGTTAAATGACAGTTCAGACCCTGTGTTTTAcgaaatggatcaaaatagtactttatacccaattttggtaaACAAAACTCAAATATAATCTTTCATTCTTAGCTCCCCGAAAACTTTCTTCGCTTCTCTAAACCAATCGCATCACTAATGACCCTAGAATTGAtcatataattgaaaatattttgaccaaaattaggtttagggtactattttgatccattttttaaaacacagggtccgaattgtcatttaacaaaacacaggagCCGATTGCGTATTCGaaaaaaacacaaggtccaaaatagtatttttcctttatcttagaaacatatgttttagagaatgataaatttgtTTGGATTATCGATTCTGGATCTCCTAACCATGTTTATaattctttacaacttcttgaatcatgggaggaggTGGACGAAGggggcttaaagcttagagttaggaaCGAAGCGTTCGTTACGGTCCaacctagaggaagagctcgcttcacgttcagaaataaatatttaattttaaatgatgtattttataTTCTGTATTTTGGtacaaatttaatttcaatttccatgttgcaatcagaactatttgttatgacttttacaagttcgaatatatctatttctttcaatggatcatgattgtgtattgcatgtttagaAAACGGGCTTTTATATTTTGCGACCTGGCGAACTCCTCgcatttaataatgaattattcaaagtagctaatcctaggaccgataaacgtcaaaagactgataacgataacatgacgtatttatggcatttgagactaggtcacattggctatgataggattgaAAGaattacaaaggacgggcctttgagggaactctccttaggtgaattacctgtctgttaATCacgtctagaaggaaaaatgaccaagcatccattctctgcaaatggCATTttgatgtttgtggacctttggaTGTGAAAGCTAGggttggttttgagtatttcattaCTTTCATTTACGagtactctagatactcatgtctttacctaatgcatgggaaatcagaaacattttcaaagtttcaggaattcctagctatggctcaaaactaattaggtaaaacgtgaaagatcttgcgatctaataggggCGGAGAATATTTGAATATGTAATTCCAAGATTAtctaactaaacttgggattttatctcaacttactgccccgggtacttcgcaacaaaatggtgttgcggatagggatgtaaatggggcaGATCTAATCCGCCCTGGTAGTGATCTGACCCGACCCAAATAGACTCCCGACCTGACCCGATTCGATAGGTATTTGGAGCGGATCGGATCGGATCTGATTCGACaaggattttttttattattatataatcaCATCATAATACTATTAAAAATTCCTAAAGTATAAATgaaaatttttcaaaaaaaaaaaaacacaaagttttaaatttctaaattccatatcattattgACACAAGTTATTATATCAATGCAATGAATTATAAAACATCCATATAAACCAACATATCATTATATCattaattatattaagaattCACCAATATATACTAATAATGAAGTATATTAGCtacattaaatcaattataaaACTTTCATATACTACCCTAATCTTCAAGATCTATTATGTATGGGTCCtgcaaagaaaataaacaaaagtattaataatttatttgatttattttaaaaattaaaataattaccaTAGTTGGATCTACCTCATTATCTTCATCATTAATAGTGACTAGTTTAGTCGctcctgcaaaaaaaaaaaaaaaccaaacattaactatcaaaatattaaaaaaaaaatggttatatatataaaacaaaagaTAAGTATAAATACCTTGTTTGTCTTTCACCAACCAACTTTGAGTACAGACCAATGCCTCCAATGTAGATGTGAACCCACATGTCTACTACCAGTGCTAAATGCAGACTCTGAAGCAACAGTGCTAATAGACACAACAAATATGTCTCTGGCAATCTTGTTCAACATGGGATATTTAAATCCTATTACCTTCCAATAATTGCATATATCAAAGAATTCACCAGTCCTAGGTAACACTTTCTCATCCAAATAGGCATCTAACTTTGACTTCACACTCTCTGCACCAGATGCAACTATAACATATGTATCATAATTAGATAGATCATCCTGTGTTGAAAAAGATGCTGATGCATTATCCAATTGCTGACTTCTTTCGCGCAAATCAGGACATTTAGACTTATACTATTTTAATAGATCATAACAAATCTTGCAGGCCTTCTCAATTTCAATCTCGAATAAATCATTTCCATAAAGCTTAGGAAAAAAATATTCGATCAACATAAATTTGTACCTTGGATCCAAAACAACTGCAACAGTCATAAGTCCATGAATCTCTTCCCAATACTTTTGAAACTTAGACATCATTTGAGTTGCCATATTCTTAATAAAAAACTCATCTGATGTCATCCATGCTTCAATTTTCATCTTAATTTTACATAACATTGGGAAAAAAAGATTAGCATAGGATACTTAGTTCCAGAAAATAGCTTTGTCACCTCATAAACCACTTCCAACTTGTCACATAATTTCTGAGCTCTAATCCAATCATTTTCTGATGGTAGACATTTATACTTTGGATCACGTAGCTTTGATTgttcaaacactttcttgtaaaaTAAAGCTGTTTTGAGCATCAAGTACGTTGAATTCCACCTTGTCACACAATCAAGTGACAACTTTTTAGTACATGTCACTCCGAGAAGACGAGCTGTGTCCTCAAATTTTTCATACCTCTTTGGTGTGCCCGACCAATAAGCAACACTATCTTGAATCTTGTCAATGCTGTCACCAATAACAGACAAGCCATCCCTAACAATTAGATTCAAAATATGCGCACAACAACACATATGGAGTAACTTTCCATTTAAAAGGAAACACTTAGAATCAAATTGTTCATTCAAAAGTGGAATCATTGCATCGTTCGTAGTACAATTACCTACCGTCATTGTACTAATCTTGTGTTCAATATTCCATTCAGACATGCAAGAACTTAGAGTTTCTGTAAGTGTTGGAGCATCATGTGGGCATGACACATATTTAAAGCTTATAATCTGACTATGCAACTTCCATGAGTCATCAATAAAGTGAGATGTCACAGTCATATATCCCCTCTTTTGATGATTGGCAGTCCACATatcagtggttaaggctattcTACTTTTATTTTTCTCCAAAACTTCTCTAAATTTTTCCTTCTCAAtcttatatattttcaaaatgtcaGACCTAATTGTATTCTTTGACACCATTTGAAACATAGGTGAAATAGTATTCGAATAGTCTATAAAACCACTATGATCTACCATCGACAAAGGGTACTCATGTAGAATGATCATTTCAGCCAACTATTTTCTTCCTAGTTCAAGATCAAGATTGAAGGTAACTGAGGGGCTTGCATTAGGATTCTTGGAAAGTTGTTTCTATCTTACTGGACATCTTTCCATGTGAAGAAGTAAGTGTTTAGTCCCCTTACTACTCTCTCCCACTAATTTCCTCCCACAGTGATTGCAAACTGCTTTTATTTTACCATCAATCTTTTGCAATGTAAAATGATCCCATGCAGGagatgttttctttctttttataccTCTACTCTCATTTCCATCACttctattatcaagagattgcaCTTCTTGTATATTTGTTGAAGGAACAAAATCAACATCATCCACACAATTAGACTCGGTAACATCTTGGGTAGACATACTTATAGTTTGATTTAACCTACATTACATCcacattataaaatatatcaaaataataacTAGATCGATAAAACATCGGGCATCATTTCCACTATTTTATTGACCTAACCATATGTCAATATcaattaaaacaataaaaaaacacACAAATTTTTAACCTTATGtcaccacaacacacaaatttctcagaatcTACTTCATTAAGACACACaaattctcaaccttctgttatcactgcAGTACACAaaaatctcataacctacttcattATGGATGAATatgtaagatattcaaactcttctaaattttataaaatattaacaaagaaaattaaattatagaaaataaaatcatttaaatattataatggCACATCAAAATTATTTCTCTGTTTCCATGCCAATCCACGTTTCTGTTTCTCTCTTTTGTATTTATTTAGAAaagccaatttttttgttttgtgattCATCTCTGAAAGCTTTCTTGTGAAATCTAGATTTGGTTGCTTTTCACACGAAGTTATTATTGTAAGTTTAGACTTACAATATTGCATATTATAGCAAGAATAAAAGCATAATGTGTGTATTAGTGACACCATAAacttcaacatatatatatacacaataataaatcAGTAAGTATATCAGTAAGTATAGCGTAAACTATCCAAACAAAACATTAATTGcctaataaatcaaataaaaaaagacCAGTGTGTTGAATTGCCTAATAAGTTAGCTATACAATATAATGGCAGGTTGAAAGATTTGCTTACTGAACTAACTAAAACCCTCCCAGGATCCACTTTTATCTATGCCAATGTTTATGATCTAGTTTTGGAGATCATTACAAACTATGACAACTATGGTAAGTTACATTACTTTACTTAACATATACATATACCATTGAGATTCATATAGTATGCCTTATAATCATATTTTAGAGTATGCACTATTTACCTCAAACAAGACTGACCCAC
The Humulus lupulus chromosome 6, drHumLupu1.1, whole genome shotgun sequence DNA segment above includes these coding regions:
- the LOC133785199 gene encoding zinc finger BED domain-containing protein RICESLEEPER 2-like — translated: MVDHSGFIDYSNTISPMFQMVSKNTIRSDILKIYKIEKEKFREVLEKNKSRIALTTDMWTANHQKRGYMTVTSHFIDDSWKLHSQIISFKYVSCPHDAPTLTETLSSCMSEWNIEHKISTMTVGNCTTNDAMIPLLNEQFDSKCFLLNGKLLHMCCCAHILNLIVRDGLSVIGDSIDKIQDSVAYWSGTPKRYEKFEDTARLLGVTCTKKLSLDCVTRWNSTYLMLKTALFYKKVFEQSKLRDPKYKCLPSENDWIRAQKLCDKLEVVYEMKIEAWMTSDEFFIKNMATQMMSKFQKYWEEIHGLMTVAVVLDPRSQQLDNASASFSTQDDLSNYDTYVIVASGAESVKSKLDAYLDEKVLPRTGEFFDICNYWKVIGFKYPMLNKIARDIFVVSISTVASESAFSTGSRHVGSHLHWRHWSVLKVGATKLVTINDEDNEVDPTMDPYIIDLED